In a single window of the Salmo trutta chromosome 23, fSalTru1.1, whole genome shotgun sequence genome:
- the LOC115159095 gene encoding zinc finger protein 3-like — GKRCSSSSELTIHQRIHTGEKPYSCSQCGMSFSRSYSLKSHLRIHTGEKPYDCDQCGKSFATSANLTAHKRIHTGEKPYHCSDCGMSFITSRELLLHQRTHTGEQPYSCDQCGKSFTQSNNLISHQRTHTGQKPYSCDRCGKSFTQSSHLKSHQRTHTGEKPYSCGQCGKRYSDLRDLNKHTNIHAGDPECGMTSNTRPG; from the coding sequence gggaagagatgctcttcttcatcagaacttacaatacaccagagaatccatacaggagagaaaccttatagctgctctcagtgtggaatgAGTTTCTCTAGATCATATTCATTGAAATCACACCtaagaattcacacaggagagaaaccatatgactgtgatcaatgtgggaaaagttttgctACCTCAGCTAACCTGACTGcacacaagagaatacacacaggagagaagccttaccactgctctgactgtggaatgagttttatCACCTCAAGGGAACTACtcctacaccagagaacacacacaggagagcagccttatagctgtgatcaatgtgggaagagttttactcagtcaaacaacctgatatcacaccagagaacacacacaggacagaagcCGTATAGCTGTGATCGGTGTGGGAAAAGCTTTACTCAGTCAAGtcacctgaaatcacaccagagaacccacacaggagagaagccttatagctgtggtcagtgtgggaagagatactctgatttAAGGGATCTGAATAAACATACTAACATACATGCAGGAGATCCAGAGTGtggaatgacctccaacaccagacctgggtag